One stretch of Macrobrachium nipponense isolate FS-2020 chromosome 16, ASM1510439v2, whole genome shotgun sequence DNA includes these proteins:
- the LOC135195461 gene encoding uncharacterized protein LOC135195461 yields the protein MYKSDVTPRNSVFFIPGLSYAYPRMRCLALTIFALLGTMCLGRDANDARIVAAYSTRTAITLTTITSVQPYTCFLYTNAVACQKRRLRRQKSLQQSIDEFADLNDKAILEGTVEEGSEAEGRALDSKDRQGRIALTVWTTSSSTYTITSTSINTAVTYSLSYYCSVSGLPVAPACG from the exons ATGTATAAAAGCGACGTCACACCACGCAACTCCGTCTTCTTTATACCGGGTTTATCATATGCATATCCCAG AATGAGGTGTCTAGCGTTAACGATCTTCGCCCTCCTAGGGACAATGTGCCTCG GAAGGGACGCCAACGACGCCCGGATCGTGGCTGCTTACTCCACCCGCACTGCCATCACCCTGACGACGATCACCTCCGTGCAGCCCTACACTTGCTTCCTGTACACCAACGCCGTCGCCTGTCAGAAGAGGAGGCTCCGCAGACAGAAGTCCCTTCAACAGTCCATCGATGAATTCGCTGATCTTAACGA CAAAGCCATCCTGGAAGGCACAGTCGAGGAAGGTTCGGAGGCCGAGGGCAGAGCGCTCGACTCCAAGGATCGTCAGGGACGCATCGCCCTCACCGTCTGGACAACCAGCTCCTCGACGTATACCATCACCTCGACATCCATCAATACTGCCGTCACCTACTCTCTGTCCTACTACTGTTCGGTTTCTGGACTTCCAGTTGCTCCAGCTTGCGGCTAG